A stretch of the Thermus thermophilus genome encodes the following:
- a CDS encoding class II aldolase/adducin family protein yields MWEYLIHGEPTPKLKPFLEGVGKALEAQGFRHNPESEAPNLVLNAITPENPKPYRRKAQATFVASVLELPEFPQDPLRELYPYLVRALSNVLLAYVPGQGVKFLTLELGHYGEPEGEGFYERVAARLRPIACSRLVINNIFEPDLEPELWQGDELTESMYRAGKKLKEWDLLPAPFPIEEILSPEDLRHVKRLYGIGGLSYGNLSVRKDEKRFWMSASGVDKANLREIGRDILMVKDYDPKRNAILLSVPPHVEPRRVSVDAIEHWMIYREHPEVGAILHVHAWMEGVPATPFNYPCGTYELAQAVAEKVRQAPDPARAVVGLKNHGLTITGRSLDEILERIEGKLIRTVPMA; encoded by the coding sequence ATGTGGGAATACCTCATCCACGGCGAACCCACGCCTAAGCTCAAGCCTTTTTTGGAGGGCGTCGGCAAGGCCCTCGAGGCCCAAGGCTTCCGCCATAACCCCGAGTCCGAAGCCCCGAACCTCGTCCTCAACGCCATCACCCCGGAAAACCCCAAACCCTACCGCCGCAAGGCCCAGGCCACCTTCGTGGCCTCGGTCCTGGAGCTTCCCGAGTTCCCCCAAGACCCCTTGCGGGAGCTTTACCCCTACCTGGTCCGGGCGCTCTCCAACGTCCTTTTGGCCTACGTGCCGGGCCAGGGCGTCAAGTTCCTCACCCTGGAGCTCGGCCACTACGGGGAGCCCGAGGGGGAGGGGTTCTACGAGCGGGTGGCGGCCCGCCTAAGGCCCATCGCCTGCAGCCGCCTCGTCATCAACAACATCTTTGAGCCGGACCTCGAGCCCGAGCTCTGGCAGGGGGACGAGCTCACGGAGAGCATGTACCGGGCGGGGAAGAAGCTCAAGGAGTGGGACCTCCTCCCCGCCCCCTTCCCCATTGAGGAGATCCTCTCCCCCGAGGACCTGAGGCACGTGAAGAGGCTCTACGGGATCGGGGGGCTCTCCTACGGCAACCTCTCCGTGCGCAAAGACGAGAAGCGCTTCTGGATGTCGGCAAGCGGGGTGGACAAGGCGAACCTCCGGGAGATCGGCCGGGACATCCTCATGGTCAAGGACTACGACCCCAAGAGGAACGCCATCCTCCTCTCCGTCCCCCCCCACGTGGAGCCGAGGCGGGTGAGCGTGGACGCCATTGAGCACTGGATGATCTACCGGGAGCACCCCGAGGTGGGGGCCATCCTCCACGTACACGCCTGGATGGAGGGCGTGCCCGCCACCCCCTTCAACTACCCCTGCGGCACGTATGAACTCGCCCAGGCGGTGGCGGAGAAGGTGCGCCAAGCCCCCGACCCCGCCCGGGCCGTGGTGGGCCTTAAGAACCACGGCCTCACCATCACCGGAAGGAGCCTGGACGAGATCCTGGAGCGCATAGAGGGCAAGCTCATCCGCACCGTGCCCATGGCATGA
- a CDS encoding zinc-dependent alcohol dehydrogenase — protein MKALLYTPSLPRFFGARLLGKRFPKRLLPLRLAEVHLPEREGFLRVRVRLSGVCGSDLALLYGKSPPSLSPFFSFPAVLGHEILGEVEGALVAVNPLLACADRGLPPCPRCREGEEGLCQNVAEGPLAPGMLGYNRDLPGGWGEWVLARPERLYPIPPGVPEERAVFAEPLAVVLRGLKKLRPWPEEVLVLGMGTIGLLAVRLLRALGYGGRLFAVAKYPHQAERAKAFGADGVYGSAKEALWARARSYRYLLFEGHRGGYEAVVEASGSGRGFREALALAREGGKVLLLGAPGLELVDLSPFWFKEVALWGSYTYTREEFREAVGLLPELEGLESLVGGVFPLEAWPEALGAKGKALFRPKG, from the coding sequence ATGAAGGCCCTCCTCTACACCCCCTCCCTGCCCCGCTTCTTCGGGGCAAGGCTTCTCGGCAAACGCTTTCCCAAGAGGCTCCTCCCCCTCAGGCTCGCCGAGGTCCACCTCCCCGAACGGGAAGGCTTCCTACGGGTCCGGGTGCGCCTAAGCGGGGTCTGCGGCTCGGACCTCGCCCTCCTCTACGGGAAAAGCCCCCCCTCCCTAAGCCCCTTCTTCTCCTTCCCCGCGGTGCTGGGCCACGAGATCCTGGGGGAGGTGGAGGGGGCGCTGGTGGCGGTGAACCCCCTCCTCGCCTGCGCCGACCGGGGGCTTCCCCCCTGCCCCAGGTGCCGGGAAGGGGAGGAGGGGCTTTGCCAGAACGTGGCCGAGGGCCCCTTGGCCCCGGGGATGCTGGGCTACAACCGGGACCTCCCCGGGGGATGGGGGGAGTGGGTCCTGGCCCGGCCCGAAAGGCTCTACCCCATCCCCCCAGGCGTCCCCGAGGAAAGGGCCGTCTTCGCCGAGCCCCTGGCGGTGGTCCTAAGGGGCCTGAAGAAGCTCAGGCCCTGGCCCGAGGAGGTCTTGGTCCTGGGGATGGGCACCATCGGCCTCCTGGCGGTGAGGCTCCTCAGGGCCTTGGGCTACGGGGGAAGGCTTTTCGCCGTGGCCAAGTACCCCCACCAGGCGGAACGGGCCAAGGCCTTCGGGGCGGACGGGGTCTACGGGAGCGCCAAGGAGGCCCTTTGGGCGCGGGCCCGAAGCTACCGCTACCTCCTCTTTGAGGGCCATAGGGGCGGGTACGAGGCGGTGGTGGAGGCCTCGGGAAGCGGCCGGGGCTTCCGGGAGGCCCTCGCCCTCGCCCGGGAAGGGGGGAAGGTGCTCCTCTTGGGGGCACCGGGGCTTGAGCTGGTGGACCTCTCCCCCTTCTGGTTCAAGGAGGTGGCCCTTTGGGGAAGCTACACCTACACCCGGGAGGAGTTCCGGGAGGCGGTGGGGCTTCTCCCGGAGCTAGAGGGCCTGGAAAGCCTGGTGGGGGGCGTCTTCCCCCTGGAGGCCTGGCCCGAGGCCCTGGGGGCGAAGGGGAAGGCCCTCTTCCGGCCCAAAGGGTAG
- a CDS encoding SDR family oxidoreductase has product MEGMKGAVLITGASRGIGEATARLLHAKGYRVGLMARDEKRLEALAAELEGALPLPGDVREEGDWARAVAAMEEAFGELSALVNNAGVGVMKPVHELTLEEWRLVLDTNLTGAFLGIRHAVPALLRRGGGTIVNVGSLAGKNPFKGGAAYNASKFGLLGLAGAAMLDLREANIRVVNVLPGSVDTGFAGNAPGQAWKLKPEDVAQAVLFALEMPGHAMASEIELRPTRPPSGPR; this is encoded by the coding sequence ATGGAGGGCATGAAGGGCGCCGTCCTCATCACGGGAGCAAGCCGCGGCATCGGCGAGGCCACCGCCCGCCTCCTCCACGCCAAGGGGTACCGGGTGGGCCTCATGGCCCGGGACGAAAAGAGGCTCGAGGCCCTCGCCGCCGAGCTGGAGGGGGCCCTACCCCTTCCCGGGGACGTCCGGGAGGAGGGGGACTGGGCCCGGGCCGTGGCCGCCATGGAGGAGGCCTTCGGGGAGCTCAGCGCCCTGGTGAACAACGCCGGGGTCGGGGTGATGAAGCCCGTCCACGAGCTCACCCTGGAGGAGTGGCGGCTCGTGCTGGACACCAACCTCACGGGGGCCTTCCTCGGCATCCGCCACGCCGTCCCCGCCCTCCTGCGCCGGGGCGGGGGCACCATCGTCAACGTGGGGAGCCTCGCGGGGAAGAACCCCTTCAAGGGCGGGGCCGCCTACAACGCCAGCAAGTTCGGCCTTTTGGGCCTCGCCGGGGCCGCCATGCTGGACCTCCGGGAGGCGAACATCCGGGTGGTGAACGTCCTCCCGGGCTCTGTGGACACCGGCTTCGCCGGGAACGCCCCGGGCCAGGCCTGGAAGCTTAAGCCCGAGGACGTGGCCCAGGCGGTCCTCTTCGCCCTGGAGATGCCCGGGCACGCCATGGCGAGCGAGATTGAGCTCCGGCCCACCCGGCCCCCGTCCGGCCCGCGGTAA
- a CDS encoding SufE family protein — MVPPKLKQALELFKSLPKELRSQVLLEYAAKVPPPPPGVELERVHECQTPFFVHADVEGGKVRLYFHVPDEAPTVKAFAGLLREGLEGESPEAVLEVPPGFYRGYGLEEFFTPLRLRGLEAALLRLQAQVRKALTS; from the coding sequence ATGGTGCCGCCCAAGCTCAAGCAGGCCCTGGAGCTTTTCAAAAGCCTTCCCAAGGAGCTCCGCTCCCAGGTGCTCCTGGAGTACGCGGCCAAGGTCCCCCCGCCCCCGCCCGGGGTGGAGCTGGAGAGGGTCCACGAGTGCCAGACGCCCTTCTTCGTCCACGCCGACGTGGAGGGGGGGAAGGTGCGCCTCTACTTCCACGTCCCCGACGAGGCCCCCACGGTCAAGGCCTTCGCCGGCCTTCTCCGGGAGGGCCTCGAGGGGGAAAGCCCCGAGGCCGTCCTGGAGGTGCCCCCGGGCTTCTACCGGGGCTACGGCCTGGAGGAGTTCTTCACCCCCTTGCGCCTGCGGGGCCTGGAGGCGGCCCTCCTCCGGCTCCAGGCCCAGGTGCGCAAGGCCTTGACCTCCTAG
- a CDS encoding IS630 family transposase: MYRRVWAPRGKTPLAWVRPRYRWLYVYGFVRPGTGESEFWLLPTVNAVVFSEVLRRFARLRGAGEGKLLLLVLDRAGWHVSGRVEVPEGVGLVFLPPYSPELQPVERVWPLVDAVVANGRVETEEELWARVEARCAYLQTQPGLIRSHTLFHWWPGGC, encoded by the coding sequence GTGTACCGGCGGGTGTGGGCGCCCCGGGGGAAGACGCCCCTGGCCTGGGTGCGGCCGCGGTACCGGTGGCTTTACGTGTACGGCTTCGTGCGTCCGGGTACAGGGGAGAGCGAGTTTTGGCTTTTGCCCACGGTGAACGCTGTGGTCTTCTCGGAGGTGCTAAGGCGCTTTGCCCGGTTGCGTGGGGCTGGGGAGGGGAAGCTTTTGCTTTTGGTCTTGGACCGGGCGGGGTGGCACGTGTCGGGGCGGGTGGAGGTGCCGGAGGGGGTGGGTTTGGTCTTCCTGCCGCCCTACTCTCCCGAGCTCCAACCCGTGGAGCGGGTGTGGCCTCTGGTGGACGCGGTGGTGGCCAACGGGCGGGTGGAGACGGAGGAGGAGCTTTGGGCGAGGGTGGAGGCCCGGTGCGCCTACCTGCAGACCCAGCCGGGCCTGATTCGGAGCCATACCCTCTTTCACTGGTGGCCGGGAGGATGCTGA
- a CDS encoding winged helix-turn-helix domain-containing protein: MRLTKHQRRPRLELKLRHHPDNLHALYRESEDPVERARWHAIWLLATGHSIPQVAQTLGYSTRWVRNTLHRYNEGQPMADLRHQNPGQPPLLSPELQEAFRQALLQPHPQDGIWTIRNAALWLSERLGRPVDPRRAWTWMKRLGFAPLRPRPRHRERDVEEGEAFKKNSSSPLSS; encoded by the coding sequence ATGCGGCTGACCAAACACCAACGCCGCCCCCGGCTGGAACTCAAGCTGCGGCATCACCCGGACAACCTGCACGCCCTCTACCGGGAAAGCGAAGACCCCGTGGAACGCGCCCGCTGGCACGCCATCTGGCTCCTCGCCACAGGCCACTCCATCCCCCAGGTGGCCCAGACCCTGGGCTACTCCACCCGCTGGGTCCGCAACACCCTCCACCGCTACAACGAAGGCCAGCCCATGGCCGACCTCCGGCACCAAAACCCAGGCCAGCCCCCCTTGCTCTCCCCGGAGCTTCAGGAAGCCTTCCGCCAGGCCCTCCTCCAGCCCCATCCCCAGGACGGGATATGGACGATAAGGAACGCCGCCCTGTGGCTCTCGGAGAGGCTGGGCCGTCCCGTGGACCCCAGGCGGGCCTGGACCTGGATGAAGCGCCTGGGCTTCGCCCCCCTCCGCCCCCGTCCCCGGCACCGGGAGAGGGACGTGGAAGAGGGGGAGGCCTTCAAAAAAAACTCTTCTTCACCGTTGTCCTCCTGA
- a CDS encoding O-acetylhomoserine aminocarboxypropyltransferase/cysteine synthase family protein gives MLREKPRGSSYETLQLHAGYEPEPTTLSRQVPIYPTTSYVFKSPEHAANLFALKEFGNIYSRIMNPTVDVLEKRLAALEGGKAALATASGHAAQFLALTTLAQAGDNLVSTPNLYGGTFNQFKVTLKRLGIEVRFTSREERPEEFLALTDERTRAWWVESIGNPALNIPDLEALAQAAREKGVALIVDNTFGMGGYLLRPLAWGAALVTHSLTKWVGGHGAVIAGAIVDGGNFPWDNGRYPLLTEPQPGYHGLRLTEAFGELAFIVKARVDGLRDQGQALGPFEAWVVLLGMETLSLRAERHVENTLHLAHWLLEQPQVAWVNYPGLPHHPHHDRAQKYFKGKPGAVLTFGLKGGYEAAKRFISRLRLISHLANVGDTRTLAIHPASTTHSQLSPEEQAQAGVSPEMVRLSVGLEHVEDLKAELKEALA, from the coding sequence ATACTAAGAGAAAAACCCAGGGGGAGTTCTTATGAGACCTTGCAGCTCCACGCCGGTTACGAGCCCGAGCCCACCACCCTAAGCCGCCAGGTCCCCATCTACCCCACCACGAGCTACGTCTTCAAAAGCCCCGAGCACGCCGCCAACCTCTTCGCCCTCAAGGAGTTCGGGAACATCTACTCCCGCATCATGAACCCCACGGTGGACGTGCTGGAGAAACGCCTCGCCGCCCTGGAAGGGGGAAAGGCGGCCCTGGCCACCGCAAGCGGCCACGCCGCCCAGTTCCTGGCCCTCACCACCTTGGCCCAGGCGGGGGACAACCTCGTCTCCACCCCCAACCTCTACGGGGGCACCTTCAACCAGTTCAAGGTGACCCTGAAAAGGCTCGGCATAGAGGTGCGCTTCACCTCCCGCGAGGAGCGCCCCGAGGAGTTTTTGGCCCTCACCGACGAGAGAACCCGGGCCTGGTGGGTGGAGTCCATCGGGAACCCCGCCCTCAACATCCCCGACCTCGAGGCCTTAGCCCAGGCCGCCCGGGAGAAGGGGGTAGCCCTCATCGTGGACAACACCTTCGGCATGGGGGGCTATCTCCTGAGGCCTTTGGCGTGGGGGGCGGCCCTGGTCACCCACTCCCTCACCAAGTGGGTGGGGGGGCACGGGGCGGTGATCGCCGGGGCCATCGTGGACGGGGGGAACTTCCCCTGGGACAACGGCCGCTACCCCCTCCTCACGGAGCCCCAGCCCGGCTACCACGGCCTGAGGCTCACCGAGGCCTTCGGGGAGCTCGCCTTCATCGTCAAGGCCCGGGTGGACGGCCTCCGCGACCAGGGGCAGGCCCTGGGGCCCTTTGAGGCCTGGGTGGTCCTCCTCGGCATGGAGACCCTCTCCCTAAGGGCCGAGCGCCACGTGGAAAACACCCTGCACCTCGCCCACTGGCTTCTGGAACAGCCCCAGGTGGCCTGGGTGAACTACCCGGGGCTTCCCCACCACCCCCACCACGACCGGGCCCAGAAGTACTTCAAGGGGAAGCCCGGGGCCGTCCTCACCTTCGGCCTGAAGGGGGGGTACGAGGCGGCGAAGCGCTTCATCTCCCGGCTCAGGCTCATCTCCCACCTGGCGAACGTGGGGGACACCCGCACCCTCGCCATCCACCCCGCCTCCACCACCCACTCCCAGCTCTCCCCGGAGGAGCAGGCCCAGGCTGGGGTCTCGCCGGAGATGGTGCGGCTTAGCGTGGGCCTGGAGCACGTGGAGGACCTGAAGGCCGAGCTCAAGGAGGCGTTGGCATGA
- the metX gene encoding homoserine O-acetyltransferase MetX, with product MSEIALEAWGEHEALLLKPPRSPLSIPPPKPRTAVLFPRREGFYTELGGYLPEVRLRFETYGTLSRRRDNAVLVFHALTGSAHLAGTYDEETFKRLSPLERAFGREGWWDSLVGPGRILDPALYYVVSANHLGSCYGSTGPLSLDPRTGRPYGRDFPPLTIRDLARAQARLLDHLGVEKAVVIGGSLGGMVALEFALMYPERVKKLVVLAAPARHGPWARAFNHLSRQAILQDPEYQKGNPAPRGLALARGIAMMSYRAPEGFEARWGGEPELGETYLDYQGEKFLRRFHAESYLVLSRAMDTHDVGRGRGGVEEALKRLRGIPSLFVGIDTDLLYPAWEVRQAARLAGARYREIKSPHGHDAFLIETDQVEEILDAFLP from the coding sequence ATGAGCGAGATCGCCCTCGAGGCCTGGGGGGAGCACGAGGCCCTCCTCCTCAAGCCCCCCCGCTCCCCCCTCTCCATCCCCCCGCCTAAGCCCCGCACCGCCGTCCTCTTTCCCAGGCGGGAGGGGTTCTACACGGAGCTCGGGGGGTACCTCCCCGAGGTGCGCCTCCGCTTTGAGACCTACGGGACCCTCTCCCGCAGGCGGGATAACGCCGTCCTCGTCTTCCACGCCCTCACGGGGAGCGCCCACCTGGCGGGAACCTACGACGAGGAAACCTTTAAGCGCCTCTCCCCTCTGGAGAGGGCCTTCGGCCGGGAAGGGTGGTGGGACAGCCTGGTGGGCCCCGGGCGGATCCTGGACCCCGCCCTCTACTACGTGGTCTCCGCCAACCACCTGGGAAGCTGCTACGGCTCCACCGGCCCCCTCTCCCTAGACCCCCGCACGGGCCGCCCCTACGGGAGGGACTTCCCTCCCCTCACCATCCGCGACCTGGCCCGGGCCCAGGCGAGGCTTCTGGACCACCTGGGGGTGGAGAAGGCCGTGGTCATCGGGGGAAGCCTCGGGGGGATGGTGGCCCTGGAGTTCGCCCTGATGTACCCGGAGAGGGTGAAGAAGCTCGTGGTCCTAGCGGCCCCCGCGCGGCACGGCCCCTGGGCTCGGGCCTTCAACCACCTCTCCCGCCAGGCCATCCTCCAAGACCCCGAGTACCAGAAGGGCAACCCCGCCCCCAGGGGCCTCGCCCTCGCCCGGGGGATCGCCATGATGAGCTACCGAGCCCCCGAGGGGTTTGAGGCCCGCTGGGGCGGGGAGCCGGAGCTTGGGGAAACCTACCTGGACTACCAGGGGGAGAAGTTCCTCCGGCGCTTCCACGCGGAAAGCTACCTCGTCCTCTCCCGGGCCATGGACACCCACGACGTGGGCCGGGGCCGGGGCGGGGTGGAAGAGGCCCTGAAGCGCCTCCGCGGCATCCCCTCCCTCTTCGTGGGCATTGACACCGACCTCCTCTACCCCGCCTGGGAGGTGCGGCAGGCCGCCCGTTTGGCGGGGGCCCGCTACCGGGAGATCAAAAGCCCTCACGGGCACGACGCCTTCCTCATAGAAACCGACCAGGTGGAGGAGATCCTGGACGCCTTCCTCCCGTAG
- a CDS encoding DUF72 domain-containing protein has translation MAEIRVGTASWTDPTLLASGWYPPGVRNHPEKRLRYYAQHFDTVEVDSTFYALPRLEVVEKWAERTPEGFLFHVKAFSAFTGHGLEADALPKDLKALLPRQEGHLAQREVPEEVVEEAWRRFFGALRPLEMAGKLGYLHFGLPPWTEPKPRSFRYLERLAERTQGYLVAVEFRNPKWYTAWGFVKRELKRLGLVHVSVDAPPHPEAPPRVLEPTHPVAVLRCHGRNAEAWKGPHTKPYERFNWRYSEEELRDLAEATHTLAAQAERVFVIFNNNYGTQGVEAALGLKRLLGLGKPPWTEGPFY, from the coding sequence GTGGCGGAGATCCGCGTGGGCACGGCCAGCTGGACCGACCCCACCCTCCTCGCCTCCGGCTGGTACCCCCCTGGGGTGAGGAACCATCCGGAGAAGCGCCTCCGCTACTACGCCCAGCACTTTGACACCGTGGAGGTGGACAGCACCTTCTACGCCCTGCCCCGCCTCGAGGTGGTGGAGAAGTGGGCGGAAAGGACCCCCGAAGGCTTCCTCTTCCACGTCAAGGCCTTCTCCGCCTTCACCGGGCACGGGCTGGAGGCGGACGCCCTCCCCAAGGACCTCAAGGCCCTCCTGCCCCGCCAGGAGGGGCACCTGGCCCAGCGGGAGGTGCCGGAAGAGGTGGTGGAGGAGGCCTGGCGGCGCTTCTTCGGGGCGCTAAGGCCCCTGGAAATGGCGGGAAAGCTTGGCTACCTCCACTTCGGCCTTCCCCCCTGGACCGAGCCCAAGCCCAGGAGCTTCCGCTACCTGGAGCGCCTGGCAGAAAGGACCCAGGGGTACCTGGTGGCGGTGGAGTTCCGCAACCCCAAGTGGTACACCGCCTGGGGCTTCGTGAAGCGGGAGCTAAAGCGGCTTGGCCTCGTCCACGTGAGCGTGGACGCCCCGCCCCACCCCGAGGCCCCGCCCAGGGTCTTAGAGCCCACCCACCCCGTGGCCGTCCTCCGCTGCCACGGGAGGAACGCCGAGGCCTGGAAGGGCCCCCACACGAAACCCTACGAGCGCTTCAACTGGCGCTACTCCGAGGAGGAGCTTCGGGACCTGGCGGAGGCCACCCACACCCTGGCCGCGCAGGCGGAAAGGGTCTTCGTCATCTTCAACAACAACTACGGCACCCAAGGGGTGGAGGCCGCTTTGGGACTCAAGCGCCTTCTGGGTCTTGGGAAGCCTCCCTGGACCGAAGGGCCGTTTTATTAG
- a CDS encoding serine hydrolase, which produces MRIKQLFCGFLALLGGFGGAEGLGDPMGGRLEQGAVVLFRLFTEGVREEAFAPGFLAQVPAAQVAVIVAQLKANLGELKGAQLLEPGRYLLELERGYVPARIGLDREGRIAGLFFEPPVAKLGSLEEALEAFRALPGRVGLWVEQDGRPVLALEEDTPLAVASAFKLLVLAALREEVEAGRRAWDEVVRLEEAWKSLPSGLLQGWPEGSPLTLHTLAALMISLSDNTATDALIALLGRERLEALSPRNRPFLTTGEAFGLAARGNRDLLAAFRDGDLEAKRQALEALRARGLPSVTDLPLDPGDWPPEADWRFTPRELCRWMGKVADLPLMGINPGVAAFRWDRVAYKGGFRPGVLSLVHGLSRGESRYCVAFVWNGEEVDELKAFTLYGGLLDLLP; this is translated from the coding sequence ATGAGGATTAAACAGCTTTTTTGTGGGTTTCTCGCCCTCCTGGGCGGGTTCGGCGGGGCGGAGGGGCTTGGGGACCCCATGGGGGGGAGGCTGGAACAGGGGGCGGTGGTGCTCTTTCGCCTCTTCACGGAGGGGGTCCGCGAGGAGGCCTTCGCTCCGGGCTTCCTGGCCCAGGTGCCCGCGGCCCAGGTGGCGGTCATCGTGGCCCAGCTGAAGGCCAACCTGGGAGAACTCAAAGGGGCGCAGCTCCTGGAGCCGGGGAGGTACCTCTTGGAGCTTGAGCGGGGGTACGTGCCCGCCCGCATCGGCCTGGACCGGGAGGGGCGCATCGCGGGCCTCTTCTTTGAGCCCCCCGTGGCCAAGCTGGGAAGCCTCGAGGAGGCCCTGGAGGCCTTCCGGGCCCTCCCGGGACGGGTGGGGCTATGGGTGGAGCAGGACGGGAGGCCCGTCTTGGCCCTGGAGGAGGACACGCCTTTGGCCGTGGCCTCGGCCTTCAAGCTCTTGGTCCTCGCCGCCTTGCGCGAGGAGGTGGAGGCGGGGAGGCGGGCGTGGGACGAGGTGGTCCGCCTGGAGGAGGCTTGGAAGAGCCTGCCTTCCGGTTTGCTCCAGGGCTGGCCGGAAGGAAGCCCCTTGACCCTCCACACCCTGGCGGCCCTCATGATCTCCCTCTCCGACAACACCGCCACGGACGCCCTCATCGCCCTCCTCGGGCGGGAGCGCCTCGAGGCCCTCTCCCCCCGCAACCGCCCCTTCCTCACCACCGGGGAGGCCTTCGGCCTCGCCGCCCGGGGCAACCGGGACCTCTTGGCGGCCTTCCGGGACGGGGACCTGGAGGCCAAGCGCCAGGCCCTGGAGGCCCTGAGGGCCCGGGGCCTGCCCTCGGTGACGGACCTGCCTTTAGACCCAGGGGACTGGCCGCCCGAGGCGGACTGGCGCTTTACCCCGAGGGAGCTCTGCCGCTGGATGGGGAAGGTGGCCGACCTTCCCCTCATGGGCATCAACCCCGGGGTGGCCGCCTTCCGCTGGGACCGGGTGGCCTACAAGGGGGGCTTTAGGCCCGGGGTGCTGAGCCTGGTTCACGGCCTTTCCCGCGGCGAAAGCCGCTACTGCGTGGCCTTCGTGTGGAACGGGGAGGAGGTGGACGAGCTCAAGGCCTTCACCCTCTACGGGGGGCTTTTGGACCTTCTCCCCTAA
- a CDS encoding gamma-glutamyltransferase family protein has protein sequence MDLTHYPYPSRRHVVLGRRGAVATSQPLAALAGMETLQKGGSAVDAALAMAACLTVVEPTSNGIGGDLFALVWDGTLHGLNASGKSPMALTPERLPGRMPERGWLPVTVPGAVSGWRALHERWGRLPFAEVLAPAIRYAEEGFPVGPETARSWRRAESVFLPLEGPEFRAFKEVFFPGGRAPRAGEVWRSPLHAKTLKEIAESYGESLYRGALAEALLRFSEATGGLLTREDLEAHAPEWVTPLSTEYKGLTVWELPPNGQGVAVLLALNLLEGFDLRPEDPWSYHLQIEAMRLALADTYRFVADPRHMELAPEAFLSKAYAAERRRLIGERALPRVLPGLRPEGTVYLAAADGEVMVSLIQSNYQGFGSGVLVPGTGIALHNRGLGFSLEEGHPNRVGPGKRPFHTIIPGFLTREGKPLGPFGVMGGFMQPQGHVQVVVGLADFGLNPQAALDRPRWQVVPGDEVLFEPGIPQATALFLRDLGHRVRYEAEYGLFGRGQAVFRLGEALVGASDPRAEGLALAW, from the coding sequence ATGGACCTCACCCACTACCCCTACCCCTCCCGCCGCCACGTGGTCTTGGGGAGGCGGGGCGCGGTGGCCACGAGCCAGCCCTTGGCGGCCCTGGCGGGGATGGAGACGCTCCAAAAGGGGGGAAGCGCCGTGGACGCCGCCCTTGCCATGGCCGCCTGCCTCACCGTGGTGGAGCCCACCTCCAACGGGATCGGGGGGGACCTCTTCGCCCTGGTGTGGGACGGAACCCTCCACGGCCTCAATGCCTCCGGGAAAAGCCCCATGGCCCTCACCCCGGAGAGGCTTCCCGGGAGGATGCCGGAGCGGGGGTGGCTTCCCGTGACCGTGCCTGGGGCGGTCTCGGGGTGGCGGGCCCTGCACGAACGCTGGGGCAGGCTCCCCTTCGCCGAGGTCCTCGCCCCCGCCATCCGCTACGCCGAGGAGGGCTTCCCCGTGGGGCCGGAGACGGCGAGGAGCTGGCGGCGGGCGGAAAGCGTTTTCCTCCCCTTGGAGGGGCCGGAGTTTAGGGCTTTCAAGGAGGTCTTCTTCCCCGGGGGGAGGGCCCCAAGGGCGGGAGAGGTGTGGCGAAGCCCCCTCCACGCCAAGACCCTTAAGGAGATCGCCGAGTCCTATGGGGAAAGCCTTTACCGGGGGGCCTTGGCCGAGGCCCTCCTCCGCTTCAGCGAGGCCACGGGGGGGCTCCTCACCCGGGAGGACCTCGAGGCCCACGCCCCGGAGTGGGTGACGCCCCTTTCCACGGAGTACAAGGGGCTCACCGTCTGGGAGCTTCCCCCAAACGGCCAGGGGGTGGCGGTCCTCCTCGCCCTGAACCTTTTGGAGGGGTTTGACCTGAGGCCGGAAGACCCCTGGAGCTACCACCTCCAGATTGAGGCCATGCGCCTCGCCCTGGCGGACACCTACCGCTTCGTGGCCGACCCGCGGCACATGGAGCTTGCCCCCGAGGCCTTCCTCTCCAAGGCCTATGCGGCGGAGAGGCGGAGGCTCATCGGGGAAAGGGCCCTTCCCCGGGTCCTTCCCGGCCTCCGCCCCGAGGGGACGGTCTACCTCGCGGCGGCGGACGGGGAGGTGATGGTCTCCCTCATCCAGTCCAACTACCAGGGGTTCGGCTCCGGGGTTTTGGTGCCGGGGACGGGGATCGCCCTGCACAACCGGGGCCTGGGGTTTTCCCTGGAGGAGGGGCACCCGAACCGGGTGGGGCCGGGAAAGAGGCCCTTCCACACCATCATTCCGGGCTTCCTCACCCGGGAGGGGAAGCCCCTTGGGCCCTTCGGGGTCATGGGGGGGTTCATGCAGCCCCAGGGGCACGTCCAGGTGGTGGTGGGCCTGGCGGACTTCGGCCTGAACCCCCAGGCGGCCCTGGACCGGCCCCGCTGGCAGGTGGTGCCGGGGGACGAGGTGCTCTTTGAGCCCGGCATCCCTCAGGCCACGGCGCTTTTCCTGCGGGACCTCGGGCATAGGGTGCGCTACGAGGCGGAGTACGGCCTCTTCGGGCGGGGGCAGGCGGTCTTCCGTCTTGGGGAGGCCCTCGTGGGGGCGAGCGACCCCCGGGCCGAGGGGCTCGCCCTGGCGTGGTAG